A window of Hippoglossus stenolepis isolate QCI-W04-F060 chromosome 16, HSTE1.2, whole genome shotgun sequence contains these coding sequences:
- the LOC118123109 gene encoding GTPase IMAP family member 4-like, with product MSSSGSAASHEVCAASSTTPEAEPLRLVLLGRTGTGRSSSGNTILGRSAFWADVSPSSVTTQCKKGTGTVKGRSVSVIDTPGFFHTRLPPQEVMAEVGRCVVLSSPGPHAFLVTLQPCRFTKEERDTLEWIKATFGPEVCRFTVVLFTGGDQLQGQHTDDFLKESKELLEFVSSCRGGYHVFDNRDKTTESPQVEQLLKKVDKMVEANGGGCYSNEMFREAEKVIKDTQERILGGQKLESPRKFAEVKEEQGPELERRRREEEEARKREEGLFWCELATALGKGAAEGAGIMGKDEGEGKAVKKVKVMERAVALAASPLSITSAAKAVGGAVREGSKVLYKHRKTFLH from the exons ATGTCGTCATCTGGAAGTGCTGCGTCACATGAAG TCTGTGCAGCATCATCCACAACACCAGAGGCCGAACCCCTGAGGCTCGTCCTGCTGGGGAGGACGGGAACAGGCCGGAGTTCCTCGGGCAACACCATCCTGGGCAGGTCGGCTTTCTGGGCCGACGTGTCCCCCTCTTCTGTGACCACGCAATGCAAGAAGGGGACTGGAACAGTGAAGGGGCGCAGCGTGTCTGTGATCGACACCCCGGGGTTCTTCCACACACGGCTCCCCCCTCAGGAGGTCATGGCGGAGGTGGGGCGGTGTGTCGTCCTGTCCTCTCCGGGGCCCCATGCCTTCTTAGTAACCCTGCAGCCCTGCAGGTTCACAAAAGAGGAAAGGGACACCCTGGAGTGGATCAAGGCTACATTTGGTCCTGAAGTCTGCAGGTTCACCGTGGTGCTGTTCACCGGGGGAGACCAGCTGCAGGGCCAACACACCGACGACTTCCTGAAGGAGAGCAAGGAGCTGCTGGAGTTTGTCAGCAGCTGCCGTGGAGGGTATCATGTCTTCGATAACAGGGACAAGACAACAGAGTCACcacaggtggagcagctgctgaagaaGGTGGACAAGATGGTGGAGGCCAATGGAGGCGGTTGCTACAGCAACGAGATGTTTAGGGAGGCCGAGAAGGTGATCAAGGACACACAAGAGAGGATTCTGGGAGGACAAAAACTGGAGTCCCCTCGGAAGTTTGCGGAGGTCAAAGAGGAGCAGGGACCAGAgttagagaggaggaggagggaggaggaagaggccaggaagagggaggagggactTTTCTGGTGCGAGCTGGCGACTGCGCTGGGGAAGGGAGCTGCAGAGGGGGCAGGAATCATGGGGAAGGACGAGGGGGAAGGGAAAGCTGTGAAGAAGGTGAAGGTGATGGAGAGGGCAGTGGCTCTGGCAGCGTCACCGCTCTCCATCACCTCTGCTGCCAAGGCGGTGGGGGGGGCCGTGAGGGAGGGAAGCAAGGTGTTGTACAAGCACCGGAAAACTTTCCTGCACTGA
- the kdelr3 gene encoding ER lumen protein-retaining receptor 3 has product MNVFRLAGDTSHLVAIIILLLKIWKSRSCAGISGKSQVLFALVFTTRYLDLLSVFISPYNTVMKVVFLAMSYATVYLIYMRFRNTFDAENDTFRIEFLLVPVIGLSFLENYAFTPMEILWTFSIFLEAVAIMPQLFMITKTGEAESITTHYLFFLGLYRALYIANWVWRYHTEGFFDQIAVVSGVVQTIFYCDFFYLYVTRVLKGRGKMSLPMPV; this is encoded by the exons ATGAACGTCTTCCGTCTGGCGGGTGACACGTCTCACCTGGTGGCCATCATCATCCTGCTCCTGAAGATATGGAAGTCCAGGTCCTGTGCAG gCATCTCCGGGAAGTCCCAGGTGCTGTTTGCTCTGGTTTTCACCACCAGGTACCTCGACTTATTATCCGTCTTCATTTCCCCTTACAACACGGTCATGAAG GTGGTGTTCCTGGCGATGTCCTATGCCACCGTGTACCTGATCTACATGCGCTTCAGGAACACGTTCGACGCGGAGAATGACACGTTCCGCATCGAGTTCCTGTTGGTGCCCGTCATCGGACTGTCCTTCTTGGAGAACTACGCCTTCACCCCAATGGAG ATCCTCTGGACCTTCTCCATCTTCCTGGAGGCGGTGGCCATCATGCCCCAGCTCTTCATGATCACCAAAACTGGCGAGGCGGAGTCCATCACCACCCACTACCTGTTCTTCCTGGGCCTCTATCGAGCCCTCTACATCGCCAACTGGGTGTGGCGTTACCACACGGAGGGCTTCTTCGACCAGATCGCAGTGGTGTCTGGCGTCGTGCAGACCATCTTCTACTGCGATTTCTTCTACCTTTACGTCACAAGAG TACTTAAAGGAAGAGGGAAGATGAGCCTGCCGATGCCGGTCTAA